The genomic interval tcacacatttctcacacccttttgcagttagatgtcattcaaagaccccaaactctattggtttccccgtgctaaacaaaaggaaaatatCTTTTCACAGATGGTAGAGATTccttgtagcctagaaatctagacgcaccctagtggcggcaaattaatttgctcagcctgtacgtctagtagcaaaccataggaatttctatcggctaacaccgtggatgttattcaatcacagcgctctattttgttagagaatcttaaggcgggcttaacaggataacgacagtcctgcgacggtgaacaacaaggaaggtggctatggcaaacaaagagcggttgtttgaatcggcgttggcgtcaactttggagttggacttgtgcttttatttgaaagttgagcaacacaatgcacttaagtcattccctttgaagaaggatgtatttgccgctttgcctaacccggatacggatatggtcgtgaagcgctggcctattgcatgcctaggcagtttgaaagacaattctctgcccgccttggattaagcgaggtgaatggttcgatgccagactatacatttcaatgatataggatggcccacCAGGCTAGATTCCTTGCACatgtctgaatctctgatacacttGTGTAAAagtcctttgcacaattctttaatcagcaatcattcattatccataagagatgctATGTcttttctgtgttgctatttgcaagtatggataaggcacatttagagaaagtactgtattgcctatttggtgaagaaaacagtacaaaaggtgtttactgtctatttcgatgaaaaattGACacgttgtagttcaatgaaatttgtcttgcAGTTAGTTAAAAGTGCATGTCTTTTGTGAACTGAGGCAAAGCTAGCGGTGTTCCTGCTGAGGGAGCTGGCTAACAGCAAAAACTGCaatggaaaaaatgaaaatcttaTGTAGTTttttgtattaatatgtgtggatTGTTTTTAACAACACACATCCCAAAAGCTTAATAACATTTTCTGAAAACTGAAAATAAGTATTTTATAGTGTCTATTAGAACCAGATTTGATGTTTTATTGGCTGAGTACAAATAGGATAGCAGTCTTTCTGAGGAACCATTTCCTGacataaaaatgacacattttgcttgcaaaaggctatTACTCTCtgaaaacatgcagcaaaaaaataaaaatcatttaaaacatgcagcaaaagcaaaatttgccttcaaacaacacatcactgtgtgatttcaatcaaccatttcacactggacaacaaaatgcaaagttCTTAAAATGAGGAGTTTCAGCcttatttttgctatgtctgtgccatttctttctcatttatctggtatcagaaaaactgaaaataaatgtacagtattgaataaaaatgaattattcattcctcccaagatgtaactgtctgTTATTGACATGTAACACCTACTAAGCACCCAGACCAGAGACATTTccttgaactacaacttgtcatttatatttaaatagatctacagtaaacacctttgtactgttttcttcaccaaataggcaatacagtattTATCTAAATGTGacttagatccatacttgcaaatagcaacacagaacagacatggtatctcctatggataatgaatgattgctgattgaagtttcacacaggtgtatcagagattcagacttgtatccaaggaatctctaccacctgtgaaaagatgttttcctttcgtTTAGCGAGgggaaaccaatagagtttggggtcaTTACATCTatgcttaaaggaaccatatgtaagaaatgtattttaattaatcataaaatggccctgatatgtcactagacattaagaaatcatgttcatttcaaatacttacattatatcactgacaacagtagtccggccaggatatttgtcatttaaaaagtgaagttgcaaccctcaactgatgttgatgttgtgttttgtcatgtcatgttgtgttttggcctgatgcctACCActctccacctatctactaatcacaaagtcagtagtgttttggcatctgggttggcaacctcgagtcagggggagggggaggggatccatccctctacagtaatttgaaagtgattgtaccagttttggccacaatcttacatatggttcctttaaatgtaTGAACCCATGAAAACGTGTGAACAcgttcgcaagagatgacttgtGCTGTATAAAGAaggtgttcatgaagaccaaaTGGTTCCTAGTTTCTTTAAGCAGGTCAATGCAATCAAGAATAACTGTAAAAGGTTCAACACAAAGTCATGGTTCTTTATGGAACCATTTAAGAAGCTTTATATTTCAGTGTGATAAGGCTGTGTTTATCCTGTGATGTGGTGGAATGAGCAGGACTGAAGGCTGTCGGTTCTGTGATGCTGTGATGGAACTTGCAGAGTCAAAATGTTTAATTGTGAACACATTTTATTTGTCACAGCTTCTAGACCAAGATCGTATCTCACCTCTGCTCCTGAAGTGAAGCTGAAAAGGGTTTTATTATTCTCACATGCAGCACTTTAGCAGAATTACAGAAAAGGCATAATCAAAGGCACTATCGTCCCAAAGTCAAGAAAGTCACACTTCCTGAAAATCCAACTGTTTGTACATTATTGAgtacatttttttctgtttggttTCGAGTGACATTGTGCAAAATGATCCATCCTTCCATCATGGCCATCCTAACCTTGAGACCAACCCAGTGGTCCCCTTGTGAAGGCATGGAGTGGTGCTGAGTTTGAACACAGAGGTTCAGACACATTGCATTGAGATAAGGCAGAAcaagcaattaaaaaaaaaaggcagccAGGGCAGCTTCCAATAAAGAAAACCCCCCAAAGCCAGTATGTTGAAGGAAAGTTACTTTGAAATGCATCCgctaaaaaagacaaacaacatTAAGTGACAAAAAAGAGCACCTTAGGAGACATCTATTTTCAGGCATTTAAGTCTAGCTCACCTGGCCAGAACTACACCACACAATAATTATAATTAAAAcatctataataataataataataataataattacaataatTACCATAACAATTGCAACCATAATACAATaacatgtgaaataaaataaacattatgCACGATACTGGCTgataattttaaaaattaaactcTACTTGTATATGACAATGACTAAGTATCCAGTTgatttttgttctttttctaACTCTGAAAATGATCTCATGAaacttaaatggtaaaattatgtTTTGAAAAGAATTCACAGCCTGGACACATTCTCGTTTGAGAGTGACAAAACCTTAATGTTTAAAATccatctgtttattttttttttgtctctggtCATATTTGTCTTCTTCTCCCCATCACTGGGGACCTTCTATGTTTCTGTCCCTATTCCACTCCACTActttctcctcatcctcatcctccctaCCTGTCCCTTGTGTTCTTCCACCCTTGACTTCCTCCTCTGTACCAcccactcctctccctcacctctGCACCTCTCTTTTTGATGTATCCTGAAATGTTTATTTCTTGTAGTTGCCAAACTGTATGGCCAGGCGGTCGAAAACACAGCGGAAAGTGGCAGGCTGGACCTCCCAATAGTTGACGGGGTTGCCATAGAGACTGATGCCATTGTAGAAGGTCCTCTTGGTGGCATAATGTCGGGGGCAGAAGTCATTCACATCTACAGCGCTAATGGTGTTTTCATGGAGGTAGACAATCTAAAAAtatgggggagagagacacagagagaaagagagagagagagagagaaagagagagagagagagagagagaaaataggatgagagagacagtgactaTGAGAGAAACTAGGCTGAAAATaagctatttctctctctctcaacacaatGACATGATGGCCATGTCATTTTACCCAAGGCCTTTCAATTTAACACCCCACTTCACTTTTCTTCTAAGCACAAGCCATTATGGCAGGCTGTGTATCCAGCCTCTCTCTGCTTACCTGCAGGTACTTCATGTCCGGCAGGCCCTTGGGCACCCGAGTGAGGAGATTGTTGCTCAAGTGCAGCTCCCTGAGCCTGGGCAAGTAGGACAGACTGCCATTCTCAATCTGGCGGATCTTGTTGTGGCCCAAGCCCAATCTGgcaaccacaaaaaaaaaacaatgaaaaagggagagaaacagagagagacagagaggaccaGGCACAGATTAGGGTCACGTACCCACGGCGACGGAGAAAACACAATGGACTAGATCCACAGCGAGGGGCCGCATTGTCTGAGGCGGCCCACTAGAGCCTGCAGATCAGCAGAGGTGGAATCCTAGCCTTTCATTGGCGTGACCTGAATGGCCACAGCACAATGCAGGCCGGGCTGAAAGCAGGCCCTGAGTCATGGCCTTGACACTGGATTCATACATGATGCAACATCATAATTTAGTCAAGTTCCATTCTGGTCATTCATATTTATATACACTGAATGAATGTATTTTTTCTAAATTCTTTCATTTCAAATGGCTTACCTCTACTGGGTCAAGTGTGTTGGATTGTTTAAGGTTAGCAATATGCAATAATCATTTACTGAAAAGGGATAATTATTTAGTGAATATAGTATACACTAAAATTAAGATTTAATATTGGTTGAAATTAGGTTACAGTTCCAACAGATCATTCATTGATCCAAGTCACAAACATTCATTTGTGGAAATTAATCAGCCGTTGTTGACGGAAACACTTGCGTGAATTGAAACTCAACAAGCTATAAATCCactgtgatagatagatactattTTTATCCATAGCCTGGAAAACACCTAAGGCACTCTCTTTAGCCATCAGTCTCTCATGACAATATCACCAGTAGATGGCACTGTTGCTACATTGAAATCCATGCATGCAGTCCAACAGACAGTGCCTGTGTCTGTCTTATGAAGGTGACTCtgtgcatctgtctgtctggtctCACCTAAACAGGTTCTTGTAACGGCTCAGGTCCTCCAGTTCGATGGCCTGGATCTGATTATGGTCAAGATGAAGCTCGTGAAGGCTGTCAGGGAGGTCTGATGAACACAGACAGATAGGAACATTTATTCAAAAAGGACTCACAAACATACTTAGATTTGGACATTACAGAAAATCTTGAAGCGATGACAGGGCCACACTATATATGTTATGCACCTCctctactgtaaaaaaaaaaaataatgtcatGTTATTTTATCTTCTAATTCTAGAATTCTAGAGATGTATCTATCCAGGCTGACTTGGTTACCTTTGGGAATTCCAGTGAGCTTGGCATCAGAGATGCGCAGATAGTTCAGTTTCAGTCCCTTGAACGCTCCTGGCTCAAATCCACTGTTCTGGATAGGGTTTTCACCCATCTCTATTaaagacacaaagacagagagagacagacaaaccgTTGTCATTCTCCCACACACAGAGCTATTTTCACACTATCATCATCTGTCTTGACCAGTCAAACCAGTGCTTTTAAGTTTAGAAACAAACAAAGCTGGCAGTTTCATGATACAGTATTGCAGGATTGGAAGAGTATTCATAATTGTGATCCTGGGTTTTTGTGGTGGTGGCCTAGTGTAGGTGTTCTTTTTTCAGTCCCTCAGTCGGCTTATGGACTTTACCGAGTTTAGAATGAGACAACACTCCCCGTAGCCCAGACAAGTAGGCTGGCTGGCAGCACAGATGACtaaacaaagtaaaaaaaacaaagtgtaGGCACCCCTGTCAAGTCAGTCTAAGGCTGTGTTTACTAACTGAGTTGTCCCATTGACATGAGGCCGATCGATGTGACCATTTGAGGACAGCTGGTGACAACCTACTGGACAAAGAGAGCTGATGAAATTTATGAAGAAAATAGAATGAAGAAAACGTTGGCTTTCTTGCTAAGCACCAAACCTTGATGATTTGACAAGACCACACGATCATTTCACCACTTGAGTCTTACAGTAAGACGCGACACAAAGCTTCTTTGAGGCATTGGACTGGCCCAGATATTTGAAGCTCAGTTACCAACGTGATCAATTTTCAACCACATTTCAACCACGGTCGCCATAATTGTCCCCTGTCAAGAGCTGCAATGTATTTTAGCCCGATAATGCTTTTTTCTCTGTAATAGTGTGGCACTTTATgtaacttaaaggagaattcggtgtgatattgacctaaagtgtattgaaaccgaaagtgtgagcattatgtctcatagcccacctcggcttgtcccctgcactccaaaaatctggcgctacttcttccagtagcagcaactggaatccatgcatttccactgaattatttttggaatctgatcccttatcatacctgttcattcttactgggTAAATttacttatcgtgactaaattcaagatggctgcaaacgctaaacttcgttgaagatactgtctgtataaatcgtcttgtaagtaaactaccagtgcttttttcaaagttagcaatgtctcgttttaaatgtcagggccctcgaagtctaccaatgaagtgtggagatacattgagcctcgtaaatggtgtaaaacagtgatttatttgcatggctagcccgatgcgaagcaccagcattgaaaaagctgttggtagcatcggctaactagccagatttttggagtgcaggggacaagccgaggtgggctatgagacatacgttcacactcggtatcatgtttcaatccactttaggtcaatatcacaacgaattctcctttaatttataaccactgtgtgtgtgtgtgtgtgtgtgtgtgtgtgtgtgtgtgtgtgtgtgtgtgtgtgtgtgtgtgtgtgtgtgtgtgcacttatgtgtgtctatgtggtcAAAATACAGTATTTCAGGGGATGCATCCATTTTTgagtgcgtttatgtgtgtgtgtgtgtgtgtgtgtgtgtgtgtgagagagaaagagagagtgtgtgagtgtgtgtgtgtgtgtgtgtgtgtgtgtgtgtgtgtgtgtgtgtgtgtgtgtgtgatgcgtgtgtgtgagagagagagagagagagtgtgtgtgtgtgtgtgtgtgtacagacctATGCAGTTCATGGTGCCCAGGCCAGAGAAGGTCCCCTCTGCCACCTTCTTGATGCGGTTGTCATGGATTCGGAGCTCCACCAGGGATGGGGGAAGGTTCTTGGGCACGGCCGGCAGCTGGTTGTGGGAGATATAGAGCTTCTGGAGGTGGCGGAGTGGCGCGAACGCCCGCGGGTGGACCTTCGAGATCTTGTTATGCACCAAAGACAGCGCCTGCATCATGGAGGAAGTGAGAGGGCGATGGTGAGAACAGCCGCATCACTCTGAAGAGAGACGAGCACACACAGGACAGATCTACATCTACCTGGTGGAGCTGTCCAGCAGGACAACATACCGGTACCCAGCTCTGCCATCTAGAATAAACTACAATGCAAATACATTATTCTAAAAATctttcaagatttttttttattattacattatcacTTTTAAAGGCACTACAGGCGATTCTAGGTGATTTATAACCCGTAAAGCTTTTTGTCATATTCAGTGAGTTATGGTTTAGTGGTACTCTATTATTCCATAGTGAGCTAATGAGCTAATTGCTCTAGGGCTATGTCCTTACTGCAGAGGAGAGAGCCAAGTGTAATATTGTCACTAGTGAGATCTCCTGGTGGGCCTAATAGCTGAGACAGCAGGCCTGGCGGCAGGGAGGCAAGGAACCTAAAATATTCTCTTTGGCACTGGCACAGCGAGCCCAAGACAAAAGGCTCATTCTAACATCCAGGAACTGCAGATTGGAGGGAATTGTTCTGTGTTCTCACTCTTCGTTTATAACTCTCATTATATTTTTCCATTCCTACATTCTGTCACATGCTTCGTCATTTCAGTCTTTCTCAGTCTGGTATGTGTGCAAGATGGATGCTTGTTCTTTAGAGCTGATCTTTGGTCTTTAATGTTTGTCTCAAACACCTCACTGGACTTACATAGAGGTTTGTAAGGCCTTTGAAGTCATTCTCCTTGATCTCGGTGATGCGGTTGTTCTGGAGGTCCAGAAGTTTGGTGTCAGTTGGGATAGACTTTGGGACCTCCACCAAACCTGTTAATAAAGAAACAAACAGTAATACTGACGGTAACAAGTAACACAAGCACATATATACTGTTCACAGACCGTGACACTCATACAAGTGTCCAAATAAGCAGTGAAATATGGAGAaacttacaaacaaacagaaatggagacacacacagaaacagacacacacacacacacacacacacacacatgcacaagcacagaGTGAAACAGCAAATAAACACACGTGGTCGCAAACTTGACTTGGACCTACTGGTGGAATAGCACATGTGCTGCGCAGATGTTGCAGATTTCACAAATCTTCTGAGAGAGGGACACTGTCAGTGTCAGCAAAACTACTGAGATAAACAAATCAATCAGAACAAATCAAAATCAAGCACTAAAGCTCTGATATTATGTGCTATATTATTTTGCATTGCAATTCAAAGCCGAAGTTTCAACACCCATTTGTGCCACAAATCATTCAGAAGGCCGCACTGCATAACTCGTAGTCCAACTCAGTGTTATCTTAGCCATACCTGCGTCCTCTAGGCAGCCACACCACTAAAACTATATTAAGAACATATATCAAGCCTTGGCTACATCATGACAACATCCCAAAACATTAAAACCGCACAGCCAATTCTGGGCCACATCCTAGAAGCATCCGGACCACATCACAGTGTCAGTTTGCCTGCAGTGTTTCCTCTGTGCTAGCGGCGGCAGGCTGCCTTGGGAGGGGGAAACCAGCGGTGATTCATtcccggcagcagcagcagccctcgTCAGCGCCGCCCGGGTTGCGCTGCTTCAGCAGCTCCACCCTGGTATGACACATGCGACAGCGCAGCAGGTTGTCACCACGGATACGCATGCACGTCTCACGCCGGGCCAGCAGCAGGCAAAAGCGACGGAG from Alosa alosa isolate M-15738 ecotype Scorff River chromosome 4, AALO_Geno_1.1, whole genome shotgun sequence carries:
- the bgnb gene encoding biglycan b, whose translation is MLSRCSLALLLCVAGLSLPSRALPFEQRGFWDFGMDGDGGGMMMMMRDEEEGSAAEPGSAEIPLACPFGCHCQLRVVQCSDLSLVEVPKSIPTDTKLLDLQNNRITEIKENDFKGLTNLYALSLVHNKISKVHPRAFAPLRHLQKLYISHNQLPAVPKNLPPSLVELRIHDNRIKKVAEGTFSGLGTMNCIEMGENPIQNSGFEPGAFKGLKLNYLRISDAKLTGIPKDLPDSLHELHLDHNQIQAIELEDLSRYKNLFRLGLGHNKIRQIENGSLSYLPRLRELHLSNNLLTRVPKGLPDMKYLQIVYLHENTISAVDVNDFCPRHYATKRTFYNGISLYGNPVNYWEVQPATFRCVFDRLAIQFGNYKK